Proteins encoded together in one Salmo trutta chromosome 3, fSalTru1.1, whole genome shotgun sequence window:
- the nxt2 gene encoding NTF2-related export protein 2 isoform X1, protein MAATVDFRTHVDASCRYSEEFTNIYYDCMDKKRRNLMRLNSLLFIFPQNLMRLYLDKATLVWNGNAVSGQAALGEFFESLPSSEFSIQTLDCQPVHEQATQGQTTLLVVTAGQVKFDGQKQRYFNQNFLLTAQSSPTSDQPVWKIASDCFRFQDWSS, encoded by the exons GATTTCAGGACCCACGTTGATGCGTCATGCAGGTATTCAGAGGAGTTTACCAACATATATTATGACTGCATGGACAAGAAAAGAAGG AACTTGATGCGGCTCAACTCCCTACTGTTTATCTTTCCCCAGAACTTGATGCGGCTCTACCTGGACAAAGCGACCCTGGTTTGGAACGGGAATGCTGTGTCAGGGCAGGCTGCTCTCGGAGAGTTCTTTGAGTCACTTCCCTCCAGCGAGTTCAGTATCCAGACTCTGGACTGTCAGCCAGTGCACG AACAGGCAACCCAGGGCCAGACCACGCTGCTGGTGGTGACGGCAGGACAGGTGAAGTTTGACGGTCAAAAGCAGCGCTACTTCAATCAGAACTTCCTCCTCACAGCCCAGTCCTCACCCACCAGTGACCAGCCTGTCTGGAAGATTGCCAGTGACTGTTTCCGCTTCCAGGACTGGAGTAGCTGA
- the nxt2 gene encoding NTF2-related export protein 2 isoform X2: MAATVDFRTHVDASCRYSEEFTNIYYDCMDKKRRNLMRLYLDKATLVWNGNAVSGQAALGEFFESLPSSEFSIQTLDCQPVHEQATQGQTTLLVVTAGQVKFDGQKQRYFNQNFLLTAQSSPTSDQPVWKIASDCFRFQDWSS, translated from the exons GATTTCAGGACCCACGTTGATGCGTCATGCAGGTATTCAGAGGAGTTTACCAACATATATTATGACTGCATGGACAAGAAAAGAAGG AACTTGATGCGGCTCTACCTGGACAAAGCGACCCTGGTTTGGAACGGGAATGCTGTGTCAGGGCAGGCTGCTCTCGGAGAGTTCTTTGAGTCACTTCCCTCCAGCGAGTTCAGTATCCAGACTCTGGACTGTCAGCCAGTGCACG AACAGGCAACCCAGGGCCAGACCACGCTGCTGGTGGTGACGGCAGGACAGGTGAAGTTTGACGGTCAAAAGCAGCGCTACTTCAATCAGAACTTCCTCCTCACAGCCCAGTCCTCACCCACCAGTGACCAGCCTGTCTGGAAGATTGCCAGTGACTGTTTCCGCTTCCAGGACTGGAGTAGCTGA